The proteins below come from a single Miscanthus floridulus cultivar M001 chromosome 1, ASM1932011v1, whole genome shotgun sequence genomic window:
- the LOC136497207 gene encoding indole-2-monooxygenase-like has protein sequence MRSIAMANLAHQWALVHDELRSPRAWMLLLFCVLLARYSLATFSDRRARKRQAQAQLDDDDDDNRLLPPPSPPALPVLGHLHLVGSLPHVSLRRLARKHGSDVMLLRLGAMPVLVVSSPRAAEAVLRTHDRVCASRPYSLVAEVVMYGPSDVGFVPYGDYWRRARKLITTHLLTVRRVQALRIAREQEVSAVMARIGEAAAAGAAVDMGELFGSFANDLACRAVMGKSFRGEGRNKLFRELVSDTSPLLGGFNVEEFFPFLARFGVLSRAVRAKSKRLRRRWDEQLDRLIQDHESSVPSNPSKDNEVDFIHILHSVRHEYGLTREQMKAILLDVFLGGIGTGAAALEFTVAELMRNPDAMKKLQAEVRSVVPRGQGAVVSDDNLRDMAYLKAVVKESLRLHPPTPILTAHFTMDSCSVDGFAVPAGVSVLVNSWAISTDARFWEDPEAFAPERFLDGGSAAGIDFRGADFRLLPFGSGRRMCPGVNFGVASVEAMLANLVHRFDWELPQGKAACDIDMAEVFGIVLQRKHKLLLVPRLLV, from the exons ATGAGATCAATTGCCATGGCAAACCTAGCACATCAGTGGGCGTTGGTGCATGACGAGCTGAGGTCTCCAAGAGCATGGATGCTCCTCCTCTTCTGCGTCTTGCTCGCACGCTACTCTTTGGCCACGTTCAGTGACAGGAGAGCGAGGAAGAGGCAGGCGCAGGCGCAGctagacgacgatgacgacgacaacCGTCTCCTACCGCCGCCTTCGCCTCCAGCTCTGCCCGTCCTGGGCCACCTCCACCTGGTGGGCTCGCTCCCGCACGTCTCCCTCCGCAGGCTCGCCAGGAAGCACGGCTCCGACGTCATGCTCCTCCGCCTCGGCGCCATGCCAGTGCTCGTCGTGTCGTCGCCGCGCGCGGCCGAGGCGGTGCTGCGCACGCACGACCGCGTGTGCGCGTCCCGGCCCTACTCCCTCGTGGCCGAGGTGGTCATGTACGGGCCCTCCGACGTCGGCTTCGTGCCGTATGGGGACTACTGGCGGCGGGCCAGGAAGCTCATCACCACGCACCTGCTCACCGTCAGGAGGGTGCAGGCGCTCCGCATCGCCCGCGAACAAGAG GTGAGCGCGGTGATGGCCAGGATTGGCGAGGCTGCGGCGGCAGGAGCGGCGGTGGACATGGGTGAGCTGTTCGGCTCGTTCGCCAACGACCTGGCGTGCCGCGCCGTGATGGGCAAGTCCTTCCGGGGCGAGGGCCGGAACAAGCTGTTCCGGGAGCTCGTCAGCGACACCTCACCGCTGCTGGGCGGCTTCAACGTCGAGGAGTTCTTCCCGTTCCTGGCTCGCTTCGGCGTGCTCAGTAGGGCGGTCCGTGCCAAATCCAAGAGGCTGAGGAGACGGTGGGACGAGCAGCTGGACAGGCTTATTCAGGACCACGAGTCGAGTGTTCCCAGTAATCCTAGCAAGGACAACGAGGTTGACTTCATACATATTTTGCACTCCGTTCGACACGAGTACGGCCTCACCAGAGAGCAGATGAAAGCTATCCTGCTT GACGTGTTCTTGGGGGGAATAGGGACAGGAGCTGCGGCACTCGAATTCACCGTCGCTGAGCTCATGCGGAACCCAGACGCCATGAAGAAACTACAAGCCGAGGTACGGAGCGTTGTACCCAGGGGACAAGGGGCCGTCGTCAGCGACGACAACCTGCGCGACATGGCCTACCTGAAAGCGGTGGTAAAGGAGTCGCTCCGGCTGCACCCGCCGACGCCGATCCTGACGGCGCACTTCACCATGGACAGCTGCAGCGTCGACGGCTTCGCGGTCCCGGCCGGCGTGAGCGTTCTGGTCAACTCCTGGGCCATCTCCACGGACGCGCGCTTCTGGGAGGACCCGGAGGCCTTCGCCCCCGAGAGGTTCCTCGACGGTGGCAGCGCGGCAGGCATCGACTTCAGGGGGGCCGACTTCCGGCTCCTGCCCTTCGGTTCCGGGCGCAGGATGTGCCCCGGGGTGAACTTCGGTGTCGCGTCGGTCGAGGCCATGCTGGCCAACCTCGTGCATCGCTTCGACTGGGAGTTGCCGCAGGGGAAGGCGGCGTGCGACATCGACATGGCTGAGGTGTTCGGCATCGTGCTGCAACGCAAGCACAAGCTGCTCTTGGTTCCCCGACTGTTGGTGTAA